A region of Triplophysa dalaica isolate WHDGS20190420 chromosome 18, ASM1584641v1, whole genome shotgun sequence DNA encodes the following proteins:
- the dedd gene encoding death effector domain-containing protein, protein MTSQQHGNANPALISPQNSSSSQGRQHIPRSSIDSYSRSGVSSPRRGWVAASSSSTAHGNSLALSLSRLTPPSCGNSHSSRRPTSGRVEPWPEEAVDDAYGLYSLHRMFDIVGAQLTHRDVRVLSFLFVDVIDEYERGGIRSGRDFLLALERQGRCDETNFRHVLQLLRIITRHDLLPYVTLRKRQTVCPDPVDKYLEETSVRYVSPRGAGETGQGTPHRRTGPQPLICCPPSGPQVCPPRAKPIPPAPSRKRKRSHTTADCREKQTCDIRLRVRAEYCQHESALQGNVFSNKQEALERQFERFNQANTILKSRDLGSIICDIKFSELTYLDAFWRDYINGSLLEALKGVFITDSLKQAVGHEAIKLLVNVDEEDYQAGRRKLLRNLVAGGASMGSKEGPLS, encoded by the exons ATGACCTCACAGCAGCATGGGAATGCCAACCCTGCCCTCATCTCTCCACAGAACTCTTCCTCCAGTCAGGGCAGGCAACACATTCCGCGTTCCTCTATAGACTCTTATTCCCGATCCGGGGTCTCCTCTCCTCGGAGAGGTTGGGTTGCGGCATCCTCGTCCTCGACAGCTCACGGTAACTCTCTCGCACTCTCTCTAAGCCGCTTGACTCCTCCATCCTGCGGGAATTCCCACTCCTCTAGGAGACCCACATCCGGCAGGGTCGAGCCTTGGCCGGAGGAGGCCGTGGATGATGCGTATGGTCTATACTCACTTCACCGCATGTTTGATATCGTGGGAGCGCAGCTGACGCATCGGGATGTGCGTGTGCTATCCTTTCTATTTGTGGACGTTATTGACGAGTATGAGAGGGGAGGGATACGGAGCGGCCGGGACTTCCTGCTTGCTCTGGAGCGACAGGGGCGGTGTGATGAGACGAACTTTAGGCACGTTCTTCAGCTGCTCCGCATCATAACTCGCCATGACCTGCTACCCTATGTCACTCTGCGCAAGAGACAGACAG tttgcCCAGATCCAGTAGATAAATATTTGGAGGAGACATCTGTGCGATACGTTTCACCTAGAGGAGCAGGAGAGACTGGGCAGGGTACACCTCACAGAAGAACAG GACCTCAGCCATTGATCTGCTGTCCTCCTTCAGGACCCCAGGTATGCCCACCGCGTGCTAAACCCATACCACCTGCTCCAAGCAGGAAACGGAAGAGATCTCACACAACAGCCGACTGCAGAGAAAAACAGACCTGTG ATATACGATTGCGAGTACGTGCCGAGTACTGCCAACACGAGTCAGCTCTGCAAGGCAACGTCTTCTCCAACAAGCAGGAGGCACTAGAAAGGCAGTTTGAGCGTTTCAACCAAGCCAACACCATCCTCAAATCCCGTGATCTGGGTTCCATCATTTGTGACATCAAGTTCTCAGAGCTGACCTACCTGGACGCCTTCTGGCGGGACTACATCAACGGCTCACTGTTGGAAGCCCTGAAGGGCGTTTTCATCACAGACTCTCTAAAGCAAGCTGTTGGCCATGAAGCCATTAAGCTGCTGGTGAACGTGGATGAAGAAGACTACCAGGCCGGCAGGAGGAAGTTGCTGAGAAACCTGGTGGCGGGAGGAGCGAGCATGGGCAGCAAGGAGGGTCCCTTGTCCTAG
- the si:ch211-229n2.7 gene encoding phospholipase A and acyltransferase 2 — translation MDYKAQVEHIVSTARFGDLIEFNYPIGYAHWAVYERDGNVIHFAVADETKIQSTFRGCLQSIFPVCGDLLLGETKIRRHMLAEINVPKGAQISVRNDCHTFTPSSDEDMEWRIKALLDKEYTYKIFKFNCEHFATFIRYGKAVCNQIPGQSKNVECVEATEEFSYLVPKKDVCKE, via the exons ATGGACTACAAGGCACAG GTCGAGCACATTGTATCCACTGCTCGTTTTGGAGATTTGATTGAGTTCAATTATCCCATTGGCTACGCACACTGGGCCGTGTATGAGAGGGATGGAAACGTTATTCACTTCGCTGTTGCTG ATGAAACTAAAATCCAGAGTACATTTCGGGGCTGCCTCCAGTCAATTTTTCCTGTCTGTGGTGATCTTTTGCTTGGAGAGACTAAGATACGTCGCCATATGCTGGCTGAGATTAATGTACCTAAAGGAGCTCAAATTTCAGTGAGGAATGACTGTCACACTTTCACACCTTCATCTGATGAGGACATGGAATGGCGAATAAAAGCTTTATTGGATAAAGAATATACCTACAAGATTTTCAAATTTAACTGTGAACACTTTGCCACATTTATCCGGTATGGAAAAGCTGTGTGCAATCAG ATTCCAGGGCAGAGCAAAAACGTGGAATGTGTGGAGGCTACTGAAGAGTTTAGCTACCTCGTTCCTAAAAAAGATGTATGCAAAGAATGA